From the Lactuca sativa cultivar Salinas chromosome 9, Lsat_Salinas_v11, whole genome shotgun sequence genome, the window ATGGAGAAATCCAGGAAAAGGGATTTGTGTTAGGGTGCAAATTTCTCCTTGGATGTGGCTTACCCtattgtatgtgtaaatgggtcgAGTCTTTCCTACAATTAGGAAGTGAGtaactcccattatgtaagacgCATTTTGTATGTATTAGTTTAGTGAGAGAAAAAACGAACCCAATTGTACTATTACTATTCTAATGGAGCTTAAACATGATtatttactcttggtgttcttggtttgTATGATCCACTAAATCTTTTCAATTCTTCACATGTCATCATAATTAGGATCACTTCCTTTGGTATCAGATCAGGTGTTCTTCAAGCTCTAAAGAATTGATCTATGATAACTACATCATTTGAGTTAATCTTCATTGTTGTGGGTTGTTCGTTCTTAAGAAAGTTTGTGTTCTAGAAATCaaattttccttgatttgatccataattctaTTTTCTCTCTAAAATACTTGTTTGTGTTGAACcaaaaaaagtgaccctcttgaacttcagctactgCAGCCGCCATGTCACCGTAGTCAAGCAGTCTCTTCGTCTATCGCCACCCGATGTCTTCAACACCGCAATCTCTATATTTATTTAGATTACTTTATCTTCTATGTAAAACACTCTAtggtccagtatgccttgcatggctactcttagagttgtaaactTGTTAGTTttatgagtctctataaatagaactcATTCTCATGTATTCTAGATAGTGAATCTATCTCATccaattctaatacacatctctaaattctcattctatcttacttattcaatcttcttactctcataatcaGTCATCatatctcttcggagcaagtctcttgtgacttaatcactaagtttgatctcacttattaacttggtttgaatgcattcctcgttatgaatttgcttatgtgtatacttgatataacaattgttgtcatttatatttatttacttttccgcaactaactctctaacttctaactcttaatattaCTGTTGAGCTTTTGATCCTTAGATATTAACTATTccactatatacttgttctaacgtttgttcaagtctaactcaaagtttttctctcaacaattggtatcagagccatagtggttgctttttgaaaaacggaactctgatttttcgaagagccttctataccactgaagctcatttctaaaaacaaaaaaaaaaaaaaaaaaaaaaaaaaaaaaaaaaaaaacttcaaaacatgGCACAGTCGTTATAAgggaatgtttccaacagtgttggtggttcaaatcAAGCCACAATACTGGTTGtgaatgaatatcatcactggtcacaaaggatggaaagatatctcagaagacttggtagagatgtatggcgatctaTAGAAAAAGGACCACATGTCCCAATCCTCACACAAGTCCAAACTGATGGAGCCACATcaaggctaggaggaggtcaaccagtcttgaaccgtcccaccaaggatgatctcgacaagatggaaaatgatgctattgccttttatgaaatttCATGGGGAGTTGCTCCCGacaacttcgacattatcataaattgcaaatcagcataagagatctgggatgttctcaaaaatctGTATGAAGGCTCGGAgcaagctcaagacaagaagcttacaactgcactcaatgagttcaacaacttcaaagctcacaccgatgaaagtttggaagactcctttaaaagattcaacttgattgtcacaaaactgtccaatgTTGGCACTGTCTGCAGGAATCATGAAACAAATCTACAGTTCCTTAATGGATTAGGAAGAAATTGGACAACAGCCAAAATGATTGTTCAATGAGATAGGAAGATTCACTCATTGTCTCTCTATAAGCACTATGGAGaattgcaagctcaagagtccactgtACTCAAGGATTGTTCAGACTTCGGAGCTCCACTTGCTCTTGTAGCACAATCACCCCACACTCAAACATATCCCACCTTGTATGACTTATcaccgcagtcatatgaagcaGACTCAGAATATaacgatgaagaagagtttcaaaATGCCATTACCCTTGTCAATCAAAAATTCAATCCcttaccaccttcatttcgtAAAAATCAACAATACAACCGACCACCTTTCAAccataattttcaaaacaatcaccTTCGTTCCACCAAGAATCCACTACCTCCGCAGCCTCAGCAAACACAGTCTAAAGACTTACCACCGCATTCTCAATCAACTGACTCTGATACTTCTTTAGAAGACAAAAGTGATATTGttatatgtcacaagtgcaataaagaaaaccattttgccaaggACTGCAAAGCAAACGTAGTGAAAGACAAAGCTTTTtatctcagaatggctcaagaactggaagaCAAAGAAAAGGGAAAAGCTTATGTTGCTCAAAtgaaaaggaatcatcaagtgtggtcattcGGAGATGAAGATTAAGACGACCGCAGTAAAGGAGAAGGCAAGATCTGTATGGTGGCAACTGCTGATTAAGACGGCTCAACCAAGCTAAAGAAGAACCATTTCTATATGGTGAAAGATGGAACTCCCATCATTGTGGAACAAGTAAAAtttatgattcaaactttaaattatagcatgcatgactaTCAACCTTTCTTGGACACGCTCAATGACACatgtgctgccgtccttacagactacaataaagccttagatgagaacaACATCGCTTCGCGGGAGATGTTCCACGTTAGAGGACATTTGGATAATAAAAGACTCAAAATGGAAATGATAGAGAAAGACTTTATTCTAGAAAaggatgctagaatgttaagtgaaacacaACTAGAGATAGCTTTAAATTAGAGCGATTTAGCACAGagtgaaattgtacgcttaaatcttttaAATTAAAAGCTTTTTAATGAAACTGAGGCCACTGAAAATCTAGTTAATAATGGTAATGTTGGTAACACTttcaattggggttggtccaatgggtacCCAACAGTAACGGACTCTTCACCCCGGTTCACCCCGGAATGTCCCTACGTCCTTCCAGACCACAACTTTTTGTTTCCGGTCAAGGACAAAACGTTTCCTAAAGATATCCAAACTCATTTTGGTAAACTTAATGATctgagtaataattgtgttatCGAGGAAATTCTCGCTGAATTTTCTAATCATGATGATAACATAATTCACTCAAATTCTCAGACATCATCCGTAGTTGATGaacagtttgtggtagtgttccTAATCAAAACCAGGCCAAGACAaggccttcaactcgccgagtgcatgaattgactcgccgagttgaactGTTTACTAACTGGACTCATCGAGTTTGTTCATGTACTCGGTGAATTCATCTGTCAGGTgccaaaattttgactttttcagctttgaaaaactagtaagcatcaaatataatagaaaacaatcctagtctctgataccactgttgggttttgagcactataagactcctatggtgcacatgaaaccctaaatgctatggatctatgttttctctaattatacatgcattttgtttTGCCAAAGCATTCACCCTAGATAGCATACAATTAAAGTTATTTAAGAAAACTTAGTTTGGATGCATACCTCTCGAGgagggtagagttcttgacctttgaaagcttgagtacttcaagtgtgatacctctaatggtttacaaacaccaatatgcaagaggaggctttaaAAGAATAAGATACTCGACTCCAAAGAGtgtgtctagccgattttggctTATCGGGTCACTATTTATAATGTggaaaatgctagggttacactttgtaaaccctaataacccatgacttttcacattctcatgctccatgggtttaacctctaTGGGCTATCCATGGATTAGTATAgcccataatcatggatcattggcccacattacaagaatcattgatttacataatcaatccctatatatttaattagtatcatttgatcacaaaattaattccaaattaattcttgatcagtactaattaaataatattaatatattatacttgtaatatattaataaatgaaaaataaCCTTATTCTTAAAAATCCATCCTATTAaatacatcccagttatagttatgggcttagacaccaaatccaacactaATGACCTCAATtcgtatgatgcaatgcttagactcagctCTTTTttagtcaaattccagaatggaatattcCTTACTTCATGCtgtaatgtgatataatcacattctagcatgtagcacttctagctacaagcttcatACCATAACTGCGATTGTGATGCTTCTATTGATTGATTCGATTATCTCATACTTCATTCTTTTGGTTTAATTTGGATCCTACATCGAACTTAGTTCTCTAAAACACGTAACATACTTATATTGGTTGGACTccatttgatatgaccactagggtcaaaaTAACAAATATTTTCTTACTCATTAACGatacgatggtaacgacatacatgaacaaaacataatcaattactagaaccttggtaaccttgtgactttccctgatccaagtgcgagtcatgtgcttccggtagtataggcatcTATtaactttcacacctactcatactcgtcccaagtattatcTTGTAGTCCACTAAGTTACTTTCacaaaaacaatttaacacatacgaatgtgtccaaacaatcataagATTTTCCTAGActttactaggacttcttccatgcgaaTCTTCAACAGTAATTCagcttcaacttggttggtggtGGAAACGCCATATGATGGGATGAGTTCAGGAATTACACCAAAAGTTCGATCATCCCACTAATCTGATGtatacttcagacgtaccgtacacCTCGGGatatattgttattttattagATGTATTCTAatggcaagataccactcttaggATGTCTTCTGATAGTTATCCTTCATTATCATAAGCCTCCTTATTTCTTTCATTGATCAGTCTAGCATGGTTCACATCATTGCCTGAACTTCTTCCATTGTAATAGGTTCGGGTGCAGGTGCAATGACTGGTGCATAACCCATAACATGCGTATGCTCAGGTTGTTGTCTTTCGTTGATATTTCCTAGTCCGCAACGAGTATTCACCATGACGTTTTGTACACCAAAGAAGGAGTTCAACATATCGGGACGAGGAAATAGATAGAGAAGGTTTTGATGTTTAATCCTCTTTATTActctgaaaagttacatgccagttctaataccgtaattaaatgtttagaaacCTAAACACACAAAATTTCCAGATCAGGTAGGCAATAGGCCATACATCCGATCAAACAATAGAATCATAAATCATATAAGGCATCTAATAGCATAAATAATTTTGCACATAAAATCAATTTAGGTatcttccctaaataagctagtacTTGTGTCTATTTAGGCATCCTTCCgaaatatagcagacactcatctcacaatcattgcttaacattctaagtttaagtctagaaatttcctacacattcctagttcgcttaaactaatgctctaatacaacctgtgacatcctcatttttcacggctagaaaagactgatttgtttatgcttatttaaaaaacaGAGCATCCTTTTTGAAGAATAGTAttatggaatttgttcccagaaaacatgataacgatgttatcaaagcatttccgaagtaatatatatttatttattaaacatcgggatgtcatcgtcaattcagaaacataagcataaagaaATATTACCTGCCTTATAGTAACTAAACTACTGAcctaatactccttgaatctctcaacaGAATGTATCTTTTATATAGccacctgtgatacaataaactgagtgggtcaggttaggaaatctggtgagtacatagagttttcaacccacaataatataattattatgtttaatcgtcaaacaattaacccaattttccatccccgttatcttctttattctgaAGGATATATCCTAAGAATAATATATTCTTCATTTATTTATTCTTAAGGATTGTCTTAAGAATAGGCACGACTTCCATCGCTGTTTTATCAAAtatgcactaagtccatagatgTCGATGTTATGTATTAGGCACAACTTCCAATgttcatttgtaaggcactaagtgcatagctgccagggtttttagagtacatttggtgaacacatcgttcataaacacctacaggttgcgagcctgctagcatttCACTGGACTGTGTAGaatagtatgtggtcgtcatgtgctagatgactggatcatcgttAAAGTCAAGACTTCTCATTATCTTTCACCTCTCATAATCTATATCATctctcatctctcatcattcatctaccaatacttacccaatatatttataggtaactatgcacttacttgttaaagtgatgactcgaaattcaGGCAACGCTTTGCTTCTAGCAATTGTCTttttcctttgacgtaacctagtattattatcactaagttttagtctaatgtttattgcgactaattattagtctagattcatcattaattcaaagtctacttcaagatctatcaagtaaggaacaaccagacaagatcatatcagaggtagggtctgtttggtataagAAGTATACGGTTTCAAATCCCACTTTGAACACCTCGCTAAATCACATCCTAGACATAATCCCCgaaagtagatcaatcagtaaaacaacttggaatcactgataaatcttgtttataggttcataataatgataacgAATTTAAACATAAGCAGTGTTGTAATAATCGCTCGACGTTAGCTtgtcggtggactggggttaagggattaatcggttgggcggagattaatcggggaccattaattgctaatttgttagattttaaaaaattaaataggaCTAATAACATacaaaagttcataaatacctctaatatcataacaaaataggttaatatgataaatacaacactaatcatatctcaaatagtttctattgagatataacttcttcaaacTGTTAAAATTTAGTCGGTTTCTGCTGTTTCAGTCATTTTGTATGCATGAATTAATCTCTAGGCgctctctaatcggtcgagtagcgcctagggattattcaggacctaatcgggatttttacaacattgaACATAAGTTAAATTTAAAGCATAATAGGTGTAGCTCAACTTATAAGATTTCTAGCGAAAACTTAGAACTCTATGGTCAGAACTTCATCGctaatattttttttctaaaaagattcttgtagcgcttcagcgctcaccttactatagtAAAACTATataaagagaagtcgaatcatgaGGGACTGAAATGCTCGGGGATAAGAAGaaaaaagactcttgaatcaaaagaatggtgcaagaaatatgacaGCCTAGAACTttatatttatagtaattgaattttcaaaaaccacccccATAGTTATTTAAGCGACTGAACACCCTTTTATAATACTATttaaaatagatttaatgatatttgtactaaactaatgtcgaaagtagtcaacattagtcttataacgaccgcatcatcgatacctttctaatgatatatatatatatatatatatatatatatatatatatatatatatatatatatatatatatatatatatatatatatagggctaggttataatgtggatggacaactattgtatggacgtgtggataatactattttatgaaaattactaacataatatgttgtttagtaatgtgaatacatTCAATTTCACAGAACTATTGGTATTTTAATGGATTGTCACCAGttctaattcatttttgttctcattcatcgttttttatttattttaattcttatagaatacgactcaataaacatcctgataacattatgacagaatgagaataattaaaaaaaatgtataataactttatagacgatttaattagtgaaaatgcttaataattaaaataattatataagattggacgtatttatattatcaaataacatattttctttgtaattctcacagaatagcattatccacacgtccacataacagatgtcaatccacatttgaacctaactctctctctctctctctctctctctctctctctctatatatatatatatatatatatatatatatatatatatatatatgtctatgtgtgtatgtatacttatatatgatttatactttatatgAATACgtatatatgttattataaatCGTTCATAAGAACTACGATTTTTGACGTACTTTATATTCACGGGTAgctatcgatgagatctacaactttcgttagaCTCCACtgacaaattttgaatttattttttgtccttatttttataaaattaaatgattttgttAAAATCATAACTATCTCGTTCggactccgttttttacgttctttttcttaaaattctttttttaaagagTACTACGTTTTTCTTTTTGGTGGCTTTAGCTAAAAATTAACCATTCTTCATAGCTTTTTACGTCGTGTATTCATTGTGCGTGGTTCACtgttatatcttataaaaatcatatctaatttatACGGAGTCGGATTtctatgaaatttatattttcaggACCAGGAAGACGTGTACTTTctaaacataatatatatatatatatatatatatatatatatatatatatatatatatatgttttggcgcacttatttttacgatttacgaGCGATTTGgctaattttacttattttattatattataataatcatgaaacacaataTATTCATATAATTCCTCTTTATTATGTCAAAtatgttacaattgttgaccctaactattactttTGTTAAGATTTTATCCTAGATaatcttctatatatatatatatatatatatatatatatatatatatatatatatatatatatatatatatatatatatatatatataaaatcatttttaacgcttattatatcttaattgagTAGCCCAAATTTGCGGGTGTTAGAGTTACCGATGATGGTGTGGTGCTTGGTGTTGTCATTGTAGTTGGAGTGAATAGTGGGATTAAGCTAATATGAATAAAGGGTGAGTCTAACTAAGAATGTGAGATTTGTAGTTTTTCTTGCATGTTTAATACAGATGGTGTCAATGTTGCTACATAGCCTCTCGGAGGCTGGATGCATGATAATAAATTAGTAGTGTCCTCTTCTAATTCACAAACATGAAGGCACACTACAAAAAGGTAAACATATGCTAGGTTAAAAAGCAATATCGATGGATGGACACAGATATTGCTCTCCTTTCCCTAAGTTGGATGTCGATTAGGAGCATTGCTAAATCGCGTAGGGTGAGAAAGTGTTGGCCTTACTGATGTATATCGAGCTTCGTATATACAGATGAGAGAGTCCAGGTACTTGCTTCTTTAACTGTGTTATGAAGTTATCCATAGGTTGCAGGGTAGTACCcttcaatataataatattacatTTTTCGTATTTCCTTCGATTTTACATAAGGATACGTACGGATGATTTTCTTGCTATAATATATTGGTTTCTTTAGTTTCCAGAATCGGTTTGCATCCAATAAGCAGAACTAGCTTAGTAAGCTATAGGCTTACCGTGCTAAGTTGTCATGCTTTTCTTTCATGTTGTCGTATCACCTTTATGTATGGATTTGCACTGTTCAGCTTGACTGCTTCGATATTATAACACATTGATAAAATTAGTGTcctatttgataaaaaaaatgctAAATCAAAATGTTATAAAAATTTTGTAAAATTTATCCTTTTTAAATTAATGTATTTTAAGCTTTGTATTttagatttaatattttttaattaaagtaATCTATAATTTTTAACTAATGTTAGTTAATAGgtgttaaatatttatttataaaagtataaaaagagAAGAAAAAAATATAGACTAATAATAATATGGTATTATGGTAATTGATTAAACTtacattttaaaaagttaaatagaatataaatttcaatttaataaaattatcaaaaaaaataaaaaaataaatacttcGCAATCTATCAAAGAATTGAAATATCAAAAGATGGCCATAAATTGTAAACAGAACGGTACATCTAAATTTCCCAAACAAAAATGGGAATTAGTCTCGGGTGTGGGTGTAGCTTCCTGCTCATCaagtgtcaaaaaaaaaaaaaaaaaaaattaattaaataaaaatttatttttttatttttacttaaaAGCTAATTCGATACCTGTCTCGAGACTTCTAGATACAGTCTTCGTTCTTGCAGTCTCTCGAAAAACAAAGATCTTCTCTTCCTGGTGGAAGactccagagacccttttcccatCGCCTATATAAACCCAACATTCCTGATTCAACTCAAAACTCGACAATCAAATAAACGTCGCACCATATCAAACACACTTAAATTCACTATCTGCTATTTCTCGATTCAATCAACAAAGCCCACTTCTATAAAGTACAAACCACAAAAATGCCGATGTCCAAAATGCATAAGATCACCTTATTTGCTTTGACAGCATTAATCGCATTGATTACGATAAGCTTACCTACAAAAACAGAGGCTCTAATCCCCTACAACAGACCTCTTTGGGACATGATGATCCCAACCGAAGACCCATTCAAGGTTCTGGAACATAACCCACTTCAGCTTCCGAAAAACCTTGAAACGATCAACTTGGCACGAGCcgactggaaggagacatccggACATCACGAGATATCCTTGGATGTACCAGGGTTGAAGAGGGAGGACATAAAGATCGAGGTGGAAGAGAGCAGAGTCTTGAAGGTGAGCGGAGAGAGGAAGGCTGAGGAGGAAGTCGACGGTGATAAGTGGCATAGGGCGGAAAGGACGAGTGGTAAGTTCTGGAGGCAGTTCCGGTTGCCGGGGAATGTGGACATGGAGAAGATAATGGCACATCTTGAAGACGGCGTGTTGAAGATCAAGGTGCCGAAGTTGGCTCACGAGAAGAAACAATCTAGGGTTATTGATATCATGGGCCAAGAGAGCTCTGGTGGGGACATTAAGGCAACGAAGACTGCTGCGTGAATTTTATCATAATATATAATATTGGTTAATGTGTGTCTGTTTTAGTAATGTGTCTGTTTTGATTTTCCTGTTGTATTGAAGGACGATGTTGGTAAGCTGTATTACATAATCTATTCTTTATACGTCACATTATAACACCAAATTCATATGACACCTCATCTATAACACTACCATAATACCACCATAACAGTGTTCCCATGTTATAATATTTTAAgagagataaataaataaaatgatttgatTGGTTGATAAAGGCAACAATAAATTAAAGTTGCTTCTTGTGCTCGTCACAACAAGATATGTCATAATATTCTTTTAACAAGAAGGACGGGTAGTGTTCATCTTGTTATGACTAGATTATGAGGTGTCACATCAGCAAAAATTGCACTTCTTGTTGTCCATACCGTATACTCTAATAGATAATGTATTGTTAACATAACATGTTATAAATCAACTTTGGACCTGTGGCTATCGACTTTTGCCGGACGCCTGAGAAATATTAATGATCGTAGTGAACTACCTTTTATAAGGAATAATATGTCAAAACACATACTAGTACTACCGCTAAACATGGATGACAACAAAAATTTATGCTATTATATCCGCAAGAATTATCAAGTTATGATGGTTTGTTGCcactaaaaaaaaatagaaacatcGTATCTAGATCCAGCGGGAGATGAAACAAGTTTacaaataaatttaaaacaaATATGTCTTTGTTTAAAAGGTAGACATTGATATATGACTCTTCCATATGAAAACAAAGTGTTTTTTCTTGATATTCAATTTCTGAGATAAATACAAATACCGCTACTCCAAATGAAATAGTTGCCAATAACAAAACATTGACGGCCACAAAAGTTGTTAGCATAATGATTGCTACGATGGTCTTAGATTTGCAAAAAATTCATGATAACTATTGATCATATGAAATGAACATAACTTTTAGTGAAATGTTTCACAAGAAAGCTAGGCAAGAATGTCGTGAGATTGTCAAAGACCTAATGGTGTGGAAACTCAAGGAAGAAGAATCTTTGTGTGCCCATGTACAAAAAATATAGTGGCACGTGGAAAGATTGGAAAAGCTTAATTTGAATTGCGACA encodes:
- the LOC111891650 gene encoding 22.0 kDa class IV heat shock protein, with protein sequence MPMSKMHKITLFALTALIALITISLPTKTEALIPYNRPLWDMMIPTEDPFKVLEHNPLQLPKNLETINLARADWKETSGHHEISLDVPGLKREDIKIEVEESRVLKVSGERKAEEEVDGDKWHRAERTSGKFWRQFRLPGNVDMEKIMAHLEDGVLKIKVPKLAHEKKQSRVIDIMGQESSGGDIKATKTAA